The stretch of DNA TCGTTCCCGGCGCTGATGCTGGCTCCAGTGAACTTCGATGCCCTGTATGCGCAAGAGCTGCAGCGCATGCAACAGGAAGGCTCGCCAACGGTTCAGTAAGCTGTTCTGAGCAACGACGCCGATCCAATGTGGGAGCGGGCTTGCTCGCGAAAGCGGTACTTCAGTCGATATCTTCGTTGACTGGCACTCCGCTTTCGCGAGCAAGCCCGCTCCCACATTCGTTATGCAGTGTTACTTGAACCCCAGTTGCCGCCAACCTTCGTAAACCGCGACGGCCACGGTATTGGACAGGTTCAGGCTGCGGCAGCCTTCGCGCATCGGCAGGCGCAGGCGGTGGCCGTCTGGCAGGGCGTCCAGCACGTCTGCCGGCAGGCCGCGGCTTTCCGGGCCGAACAGGAAGGCGTCGCCTTCGGCAAAGCTGGCATCATGAAACGGCCGCGAACCCTTGGTGGTAAACGCGAACAACCGTGGGTGGTTCAGGCTTTCCAGGCAGCTGGCAAGGTCGGCGTGGCGTTGCAGGGTGGCGTACTCGTGGTAGTCCAGCCCGGCGCGGCGCAGGCGCTTGTCGTCCATGTCGAAACCCAAGGGCTCGATCAAATGCAGGTGGCAGCCACTGTTGGCGCACAGCCTGATAACGTTGCCGGTATTCGGCGGAATTTCTGGTTGAAAAAGGATGACGTGAAACATGCACGGCTCCGAAGGCAAAGATGCGCTGCATTCTACCCCTGAAGAAGACCCCAGGCCGAAGCTATTGCCACGGGTTTTAGGCTCGTTGGCGATTGTCGGCTTGATGGTAGGCCTGATGATCGGCCGGCTGACCACGCCAGACCCGGTTGAGCTGCAGCAGGTAGAGCCCGCCGCCGATGGCCTGGTGGTGTGGTTCAACAGCGAACCCAAGCTGCACGGCGAGCATATCGACGGCACCGTGGCGCTGCTGTTCGATGCGCTTGGCAAGGCCCAGGGCGGCCAATTGAAGGTCAATGACAAGGATGTGAACTGGCGCGTACGCAAGACCGATGGCGGCTTGCTGCTGAACCTGGTGGCGGCTCGGCCGTTGCGCGGGGAGTGGTCGGGAGAGAAGGCCGATGGACGCTGGCGGGTGGAGATCCATCTCCAGGAGCAATAAAAGAGGGAATCCCCGGCCTGCCTGTACCAAGGTTCCCAAAACGGGCTGGGGCTATGGGCGCGTTGCCTCATAAGCCCCGGGTGTAAAGAAGGGAGTTCCCGGCCTGCCTGTACCAGGGCTCCCAAAACGGGGTGAAGCCAAAGGCTTCGGTGTTAAAGAGGGAATCCCCGGCCTGCCTGTACCGAGGTTCCCGAAACGGGTGTGGGGCGCGACGCGATCCGCATCAAACACCCCGGGTGTTAAAGAGGGGATTCTCGGCCTGCCTGTACCAAGGTCCCCGAAACTGGGTAGTAACAGGGTTATTGCAGGGCGCGTGCCAGAATTGCGAAGTGGCGCCAAAAAATTTCTTCAGAAAGCGCAAAGCCCCGGAATACGGGGCTTTGGCTTTTTTGGGTTTTAATATTTTCTTAACAAGGCATGGGTTTCAGGCGTTGGATAAGTGCGCGATGCCGGTTCGTGGTGCATTGAAGCGGTGCACGGTCTTAGCCTGGTACAAAACAAATGTGGGAGCTGGCTTGCCTGCGATGGCGCTGTGTCAGTCGATAAATCCAGTGACTGACACAGCGCCATCGCGGGCAAGCCCGGCTCCCACATTAGATCTTCAGTGGATCAGGGATTAGTGATCAGGCCTCATCACCTTCGTCATCATCCCCACCGTCAACCTTCATCCCCAGCTCCTTGATCTTGCGTGTCAGCGTATTGCGGCCCCAGCCCAGCAGCACGGCGGCGTCGCGACGACGTCCAGCAGTATGCTTGAGGGCGGTTTCGATCATGATCCGCTCGAAAGCCGGCACAGCGCTGTCCAGCAGGTTCGACTGGCCACGTGCCAGGGCCTGGTCGGCCCATTGGCGCAGCGCCTGCTCCCAGTTGGTCACCGGTGCCGAATCCTGCGGCAGGCTCAGCAGCTCAGGCGGCAGGTCGCTGATATGCACTTCGCGCCCCGAAGCCATCACCGTGATCCAGCGGCAGGTGTTCTCCAGCTGACGCACGTTGCCCGGCCATGGCAGGTTCTTCAGGTATTCCTCGGTCTCGCTTTTCAGCAGCTTCGGCTCGACGGCCAGCTCCTGGGCGGCGCGGCTGAGGAAGTGACGGGCCAGGGTCGGGATGTCCTCGCGACGGTCCGACATCCGTGGGATGTGGATGCGGATCACGTTCAGGCGGTGGAACAAGTCTTCACGGAATTTCCCGGCGTGCACCAGGGTTTCCAGGTTCTGGTGCGTCGCCGCGATGATACGTACGTCGACCTTGACTGGCGTGTGCCCGCCTACCCGATAAAACTCGCCGTCGGCCAGGACCCGCAGCAAGCGCGTCTGGGTGTCGGCCGGCATGTCGCCGATTTCATCGAGGAACAGCGTGCCGCCGTCGGCCTGTTCAAAACGGCCACGGCGCAGGTTGGCCGCACCGGTGAACGCGCCTTTTTCATGGCCGAACAGTTCCGACTCCATCAAGTCTTTCGGGATCGCCGCCATGTTCAGCGCAATGAACGGCGACGCCGCCCGTGGGCTGTGACGGTGCAGGGCGTGGGCCACCAGCTCTTTACCGGTACCCGACTCGCCATTGATCAGCACGGTGATGTTGGAGTGGCTCAAGCGCCCGATGGCGCGAAACACTTCCTGCATCGCCGGCGCTTCGCCGATGATTTCCGGGGTACGGGTCAGGGCCGGCGGGGCTTCCTGGTTCTGCTGTTCCTGGGCGTGCTGGTTGGCGCGTTTTACCAGCGCCACCGCTTCGTCCACGTCGAACGGTTTTGGCAGGTATTCAAAGGCGCCGCCCTGATAGGACGCGACAGCGCTGTCCAGGTCCGAGTGCGCGGTCATGATGATCACCGGCAGGCGCGGGTGCTGCTCGCGAATCCGCGCCAGCAAGTCCAGGCCACTGGCGCCGGGCATGCGGATGTCGGAGATGATCACGTCGGGCTGCTGGCGAGCCAGGCGGCTCATCACCCCGTCGGCGCTGTCGAAGCTCTGGGTGGTCATGCCTTCCTGTTGCAAGGCTTTCTCCAGGACCCAGCGGATAGAACGGTCGTCATCGACGATCCAGACAGTTTCACTACGGCTCATGTCGATGGGGCTCCTTGTTCCAGTGGCAGAAAGATCGAGAAGGTGGTGTGACCGGGATGGCTCTCACATTCGATCAAACCCTGGTGCTGGCTGATGATGTTCTGGGTAATGGCCAGGCCGAGCCCGGTACCGTCCGGGCGGCCGCTGACCATTGGGAAAAAGATGGTTTCCTGCAGTTCTGCAGGGATGCCGGGGCCGTTGTCGATGATCTCGACCTTGGTCACCAGGCGATGGCGCACGTGGCCAATGGTGAACTGGCGCAGGGCACGGGTGCGCAGGCTGATGCGCCCCAGGCGCAGCTCGTTCTGGCTGCTGATGGCCTGCATGGCGTTGCGCACGATATTGAGCACCGCCTGGATCATCTGCTCGCGGTCGATCAATACGTCGGGAATGCTTGGGTCGTAGTCGCGCACCAAGGTGATGCAGCCCTGGCTTTCGGCCTCCACCAACTGGCAAACCCGCTCCAGCACTTCGTGCACGTTGGTCATTGCCAGCGACGGCAGCTTGTTGGAGCCGAGCATGCGGTCTACCAGGTTACGCAGGCGGTCGGCTTCCTCGATGATGACGTTGGTGTAGTCCTTGAGGTTTTCGTCCGGCAGCTCGCGGGCCAGCAGCTGTGCGGCACCGCGAATC from Pseudomonas sp. NC02 encodes:
- a CDS encoding tRNA (cytidine(34)-2'-O)-methyltransferase, which produces MFHVILFQPEIPPNTGNVIRLCANSGCHLHLIEPLGFDMDDKRLRRAGLDYHEYATLQRHADLASCLESLNHPRLFAFTTKGSRPFHDASFAEGDAFLFGPESRGLPADVLDALPDGHRLRLPMREGCRSLNLSNTVAVAVYEGWRQLGFK
- the glnL gene encoding nitrogen regulation protein NR(II), with product MTISDALHRLLLDNLTTATILLNDELRLEYMNPAAEMLLAISGQRSHGQFISELFTESAEALSSLRQAVEQAHPFTKREAMLTALTGQTLTVDYAVTPILSHGATLLLLEVHPRDRLLRITKEEAQLSKQETSKMLVRGLAHEIKNPLGGIRGAAQLLARELPDENLKDYTNVIIEEADRLRNLVDRMLGSNKLPSLAMTNVHEVLERVCQLVEAESQGCITLVRDYDPSIPDVLIDREQMIQAVLNIVRNAMQAISSQNELRLGRISLRTRALRQFTIGHVRHRLVTKVEIIDNGPGIPAELQETIFFPMVSGRPDGTGLGLAITQNIISQHQGLIECESHPGHTTFSIFLPLEQGAPST
- the ntrC gene encoding nitrogen regulation protein NR(I) — encoded protein: MSRSETVWIVDDDRSIRWVLEKALQQEGMTTQSFDSADGVMSRLARQQPDVIISDIRMPGASGLDLLARIREQHPRLPVIIMTAHSDLDSAVASYQGGAFEYLPKPFDVDEAVALVKRANQHAQEQQNQEAPPALTRTPEIIGEAPAMQEVFRAIGRLSHSNITVLINGESGTGKELVAHALHRHSPRAASPFIALNMAAIPKDLMESELFGHEKGAFTGAANLRRGRFEQADGGTLFLDEIGDMPADTQTRLLRVLADGEFYRVGGHTPVKVDVRIIAATHQNLETLVHAGKFREDLFHRLNVIRIHIPRMSDRREDIPTLARHFLSRAAQELAVEPKLLKSETEEYLKNLPWPGNVRQLENTCRWITVMASGREVHISDLPPELLSLPQDSAPVTNWEQALRQWADQALARGQSNLLDSAVPAFERIMIETALKHTAGRRRDAAVLLGWGRNTLTRKIKELGMKVDGGDDDEGDEA